The following coding sequences are from one Manis pentadactyla isolate mManPen7 chromosome 13, mManPen7.hap1, whole genome shotgun sequence window:
- the LOC118934999 gene encoding olfactory receptor 49-like: MDHRNKSLVTKFILPRFKNETEVEILFSAFLLMYMIGNSMIVLSVCGYYRLHSLSPCISLSPIFLFLEVAKDAGQHVFPHQSNILCRMSQSFFYFLLGSTEFFILAVMSFDRYVVICNPLRYAMIMNKQTCILLLLGSYVGAFLSILASSILTAPLPFCGPNVINHFFCDSAPVLKLVCADTSLAVLEDFISSVLLLLGSLLLTEVSYTYIVITILRIPSSEGCQKAFSTCVSHITMVTLYYGSSIFLCLSKKGQCNEHQHICHSAEHHCNTNAESFHLQSPK; encoded by the coding sequence ATGGATCACAGAAACAAGTCCCTAGTCACCAAGTTCATTCTTCCCAGATTTAAGAATGAGACAGAAGTAGAAATTCTTTTCTCTGCATTCCTGCTCATGTACATGATTGGAAACAGCATGATTGTCCTGTCGGTGTGTGGGTACTACCGTCTGCATTCTTTGTCACCATGTATTTCTTTGTCACCAATCTTTCTTTTCCTGGAAGTTGCCAAAGATGCTGGCCAACATGTTTTCCCTCACCAGAGCAATATCCTTTGCAGGATGTCTCAGTCTTTCTTCTACTTCCTCCTGGGATCTACAGAATTCTTCATCCTGGCCGTCATGTCCTTCGATCGATACGTCGTCATCTGTAACCCCCTGAGGTATGCGATGATCATGAACAAGCAGACGTGCATATTGCTGCTTCTGGGATCCTACGTGGGTGCCTTTCTGTCAATCTTGGCATCATCCATCTTAACTGCCCCTCTGCCCTTTTGTGGGCCAAATGTAATcaaccacttcttctgtgacagCGCCCCTGTGCTAAAGCTGGTCTGTGCAGATACCTCCCTGGCTGTGCTGGAAGACTTTATTTCCTCTGTCCTGTTGCTCCTGGGATCCTTGCTCCTGACAGAAGTGTCTTACACGTACATTGTCATTACCATCCTTAGAATCCCCTCTTCCGAGGGATGCCAGAAGGCTTTCTCCACCTGTGTTTCACACATCACCATGGTTACACTTTACTATGGAAGCTCCATTTTCCTCTGTTTATCCAAAAAAGGGCAGTGCAATGAACATCAACACATTTGCCACAGTGCTGAACACCATTGTAACACTAATGCTGAATCCTTTCATCTACAGTCTCCAAAATGA
- the LOC118935000 gene encoding olfactory receptor 2G3-like, which produces MSNHTRLTHFILRGFAEAPELKSVVIFFFSFVYLFGLLGNISIITAVIRESRLHSPMYFFLKNLSFLDMCYTSVTIPKALVTSFRGSGVISYLECVAQLYVFITLSSTECFLLTAMAYDRCTAIHRPLVYGALMTQKLCSQLVAVAWLSGAMYSAFHTLNTFSLPFCGPVIEHFFCDIPPVMRLSCTDYHLSEKVGFAVSSCVVMSSFALTLLSYVPIISTIAQIPSVDGRWKAFSTCSSHLTTVVLFYGTGSFMYLRPASRYSPTQGRVASIFYSILTPTLNPVIYCLRNNDMKVALQKLYCAKKKN; this is translated from the coding sequence ATGTCTAATCACACAAGACTGACTCATTTCATCCTGAGAGGCTTTGCAGAGGCCCCTGAGTTGAAATCTGTGGTCATCTTCTTCTTCTCATTTGTCTACCTGTTCGGCCTCCTGGGGAACATCTCCATCATCACAGCTGTGATCAGGGAAAGCCGCCTCCActcacccatgtacttcttcctaaAGAACCTGTCTTTTCTGGACATGTGCTACACCTCAGTCACCATCCCCAAGGCTCTGGTTACCTCCTTCAGGGGGTCTGGGGTCATTTCCTACCTGGAGTGTGTAGCTCAgctttatgtgtttattacaCTATCTTCTACTGAGTGTTTTCTGCTCACagccatggcctatgaccgctgcACAGCCATCCACCGACCCCTGGTCTATGGGGCCCTGATGACCCAGAAACTTTGCTCTCAACTGGTTGCAGTGGCCTGGCTGAGTGGGGCCATGTACTCAGCCTTCCACACCCTCAACACCTTCTCGCTGCCCTTCTGTGGGCCCGTCATTGAGCATTTCTTCTGTGACATCCCTCCAGTCATGAGACTCTCCTGCACCGATTACCACCTCAGTGAGAAAGTGGGCTTTGCTGTGAGCAGCTGTGTTGTCATGAGCTCCTTCGCCCTCACCCTCCTCTCCTATGTTCCAATCATCTCCACCATAGCCCAGATCCCCTCCGTGGATGGCAGGTggaaggccttctccacctgctcctctcacCTGACCACAGTTGTTCTGTTCTACGGAACCGGGAGCTTCATGTACTTGAGGCCTGCTTCCCGTTACTCCCCAACCCAGGGTCGTGTGGCATCTATTTTTTATTCCATTCTCACACCTACTTTGAATCCTGTTATCTATTGTCTCAGGAACAATGATATGAAGGTCGCCCTACAGAAACTGTATTgtgcaaagaagaaaaactaa